The genomic interval TTTCAAAAAGAAATAGTTACAAACTGTAAATCCTTCATTAAACCAAAGAGTGGGATGTCAATTGGCATCCCACTCTCTTTTTATTCCGTTTTACCTGAAGAACCTAGTGATTTAGGTTTCACTTCAGGCTTTGTTTTCCGTTCAACTTCCTGAGTCGTTGTCTTTTTCTCGGGATCCATCATTTCCATCAATTTCAGGCCTAGAAGACCATCCATCGCTGAACCGCCTTGTTGTCCATTTCCACCAATCAGGATATCCGGAATCAATTTCACATTTCCTTTAGACAACTCTTCCGTAATCTTGAATCGGGTAAAGTTTTCTCCACCCAAAGCAGTTACAGCTAACTCATAAGCTTCAGCAGTAGATTTACCAATTGCCAAAATTTTACTCGCTTCTGCATTACCTGTTTTAGAAATTCGTTCAGCTTCCGCATCGGCTTTCAATTTCACCGCTTCTGAATCGGCTTTTGCACGAGCTCGAGTAGATTCTGCTTCTGCCAATGCGCGCATTTTGGTTGCTTCTGCTTCTGCTCCAACAGCTAATTTCACTCCAGAAGCATCTCCTTCGGCTTTTTTCACGGTTGCATTTGCGGTGCGCTCTGCAATTTCCACACTTTGTTGTGCTTTTACGATGTCTTTTTGCATATCAGCAATGGCAGTTTCTTTTTCCATCCCTTGACGCGTTTCTTGCGCTTGTTTTTGCGTCTCGTAAGTGATTTTTTGCTCTTCTGCTAGCTTTCTATCTGTCAAAGTCTTCATGAGCGACTCTGGCGGCACGATATCACCAATCAACGTATCAACCGCATTTACGTTGTATTCATCCAACACTTTTTTGATGTGTTCTTTCGCAGATTCTTGTCTTTCTTTTCGAGTTGATAAGAATGCGATCACGTCGCTGTCTTGTGCTGAGTTACGGAAATAGTTACCAATGGTAGGTTCCAAAACTTGGGAAACCAGGTTCACCATATTCCCGAATCGAGCAATCACTTTCGGAGCTTCAGTTGTAGGTACATGAATGATTTGCGAAACATCTAAGTTGAATGGGAAACCATCTTTTGAACGAACGGTGATTGTAGACAAGTTCTTATCCAAATTGTGCGATTCACTGCGCGCTTGTGCCCAGTTCAATACCAAATTCGTTGTTGGAACCAATTCCACTTTCATTGTGTATTTATTGATTGGATATTTACCAGGACCAAAAGGTTCTGACCAAACACCTTTACTACCTTTCTCAACAATATTTCCATGTTTGAAATCAATTCCAGTCAAATCTTTTCCATCACCACCGATGTAAGAAATAACCACCCCCACGTATCCAATTGGAATTTCTGTCATTGGAGTTTCTTCCACTTGAACAGCCCATGGATTTAAGTTGTAAGAACCCGCCAAAATAACGGTTGGTTGCAAGCCTCTATTTCCATTCAAATCTAGGAATTTATCAAAATCTTGAAAATTGTTGTGTCCTTCCACCACTCGACCAGCGATTTGACCAGCCTCCACTGGCTGACCATCCAAAGTGGTAACAATTCCCACCATGCTTTCGTGAATCCGCACCATATCTGTTACCGAAATCTGAAAAAGCATTGTATTGATACGATAGGACCCAGCAGTCATGAAATTAGTTTGGCGACCACGTTGTCCATTATTCATCAAGAACATATTTGCATCCTGAAAGTTATCGCACTCCACTTTTCTGCCAAGAATATTTCCTGTTGGAATTTCAGCGCCATCTTTCGAAAGCACCAAACCGATTTTCCCTTCAGGAATGACTGTAAATTGTTCCATTGTGATCTCGTACTGCCAAACCCACATTCCGAAATACAATCCAGGAGCAAGTGTTTTAGCTTGAAAACCTGCTTCTCCGTTTGTTGCAACAATGCGACCATCTGGAAGCTCTCTATTTGCTCCAAACAAAACGAATTTCTTTGTAACTAAACCAATTCTATCTTCTGGAACGATCACCATTCCGAATAAGAATCTTAAAATAAATTTGTAGAGCACCAAACAAAGTACCACTACAATTACCCACCAATAGGTTTGTAAATAATGTACCATAAAGTATAACAATTAAGTAATAGAAAGTTCTATTCTGATAAGAAGCTTAAGGGAGATGGCGGTTTTCACTATAAGCAGCAATCTGAATGAATCCATTCATAAAGTAAATGTATATAACACCAGATATTTTTGTTCAATTTTAGGATATTTTGACAAATTGTCTCTTATTCGTCTATTTTTGGAGGCTTACGATTGAAAGGATTTCGATAAGTTTCCAACCATTTTTAAAATCCTAATCAATTGGTAAATAACTCGCTTATGAAAATCTGTATCCTACTCTAATCACTAATTTCTTCATTATTCAGTTGGGGATAAATAAACTTTTACTTCATCAAGAAGATTATATGCAAGAAATTGAGGAGTTGCAAGTTGATTTGAATAGCTTTAACAAAGGAATGTATCTAGTAAAAATGTATCAAGCAATTCGTTCAGTGAAACTAATCAAATTCAACTATTTAAATAAAACTACCGAATAAACTTCAATTGTTTCTCTGCACCATTTGAATCTTTTACCTGAATTATGTAATAACCTTGTGAAAAGGAAGAAATATTCAAATTATTAGACCCTTCCAAGGTAGTTTCAGAAATCAATTGACCAGAAAGCGCAAGAAACTTGACATTTAACTGAGCATTATCTTCGACTTCAATGAAAAGAGATAGTTCATCTTTTTGATAAATTTTAATATCAGACAAGTTAATTGGCAGATCTATTACATTGAGAGGTGGGTCTACAAAATTAATTCGCACATAATATTTATCAGCATCGGGTATATGTGCTGAACTTATTTCTAACAAACAAGAATTATGGATCACTCCTCTTTGCATGAAACCAGAATTAAAGTATGAATCATATCCACTATTAGTACTTATTGGAAATTGAATTCCACTCAAAACAGTTATCACAGAATCCAAATTAACAAGTGACGAAACAAAATAAGGAGGATATGGAGAGAACCATTCTCCAGTATAAACCAAAGAATCACCTGTTGAAAGTGTGATTTCATAAAACACTGTATCTAATGAATTCATTTTAAAAGAACCAGAAAAACCAATTGAATTTTGGTCAATGTCGGAATAATAAAAATAATCTGAGAAACCTGTATATCCCAAACTATCAAAAATATAGTGATCGAACTTTACATTTGATCTGTTTCCCATTCCTTTCTCTTGGGAAAACACATTCAGTGAACTTAAAATAGCGGCGATAATAATTAGTTGTTTCATAAAACCAAAACGGAAAAAAACAGAAATTCGTATAATTGATCTTGAATTTCAATACATTCCGCCCCAAGCACGCGTATTCCAAGTAGGTTTTGACTCAAATCGGGGCAATTTAAAAGGCTTTTGAAATAATCCAACAGTATCTGTTAGCGATTTCATGAAAAGAATAATGTTTTCCTGCTCGTAATCGGATAACTGCAATGAATCAAAAGGCAGCGTTTGATTTGGAACGGAATATTTTAATCCTTCCCCCCCGCCTTTTTGATAAAATTGGAGTACTTGTTTCAAATCCGTATATATTCCATTGTGCATATATGGAGCTGTTAACTCGCTATTTCTTACTGTTGGTGTTTTAAACGCATACATTTGTTTTTCAACTTTTGTTACTAAATAACGTCCTTTGTCTGGATCCAATGATTTATTTTCATTGGTTGCGGGTGTTCCCAAAATCTCGTATTCAGAATCCATGAAATAAGGTGGAACTGTTCCATTAAAGAGTGGAAAAAAATGACACGAACCACAGAGCGCTTTTCCAGCAAACAAACTATACCCATTAATTTCACGCGGATTCATAGCAGTTCTTTCTCCAGCCAAATACCGATCAAAACGACTGTTCATTGCTACCAATGTTTTTTCGTATTCGCTAATGGCTTTGGAGATCGCATATTCAGAAATAGCTGCATCTTTTTGATCTTTAAATGCGGACTTGAACAAGCTTTTATATTCGTCACTTAAGCGCAATTTCAGCACAACATCTGCTAGCTTGCTGCCCATTTCTTTTTCATTGTGCACCACATCTCGAATTTGCTGCTCCAATTGATACGCTTTCCCATCGTAGAAATACGCTTTTTGATACAATACATTAATCAAACTTGGTGCATTCCGAGGCAAAACGCCTTCATTATTGAACGCCTGACTTGTTTTCAATCCATCGGTGAACGCTTTATCGGGTTGATGACAACTACTGCACGCTCGTTGGTTATTGACAGAAAGGATTGGATCGTAAAAAAGCAACTTCCCCAAAGCAGCTTGCTTCTCCAAATCCGATTTATCGGTGTAATAAATAGAGAAAAATTGCGGGTTTAAGGTTTCAGGAGAAAAAAGTCGTGCCGAATTTAAGCGGAGAGCTTGTTTGTGATCAGACCAAGGTAAACCTAACGCACGATGAAGTTGAACCAATTGAAGATTGATATTCTCCAAATTAGTTGCTATAAAATCTAGGCGATCAAAGGAATCAAAATCGGTGTTTTTGTGCAGTGTTTTTTGTGCACTTTGAATGTTTTTTAAAAGCGATTTCAAAGCCTTTGAAGCTTCTTTGTTTTTTCCGATTTCAGATTCAAAACTGCGAACAATTTGTTTCATAGAAACGAGATTCCATTCTATCTCCTTCAAATTTGTTTTGGTAAAAGTCGCATCATAACCATTCAAATTCATAGAAGCAATGCGCACCAATTGCAATTGTAGCATTTCTAAATAAATCTGATTTTCTAAGTGGATATTTGCATATCCGTTCTTCAACTCTTGAAACACTTCAATTAATTGAACCAGTTCTTTTTCCAAATCGGCTAAAACAAAATCTTCTCCTGAAAAAAGGAATTCTTCCACTTTTTGTAAGCCGCAAGGATCCACGACAAATCCTTCCTCGTATTCCGAAAACTTAGGGACAAGTGCTCCATTGATTTTATATTTTGCTTGAATGGGAGAAATGTGCTCTACAAAAAACTCGATGTGTTTGTAGTATTCACGCACTTTGAAATAATGCGCTTCTCGTTTGGTAGAAACTTGAATATCCTCTCGGAAATCTTTCAATTCGTTGATGAGCAAATTCAACTCCTCAAAAATATACCGACTTTTGGGTTCAATAGTTGAAGTAGTAGCGTTACCCCCACTTTCAACACTTAATAAAACGCTTATTGCAGCAAGAGATAAAACGAAAAAGAAAACTTTCATATATAGACTCACAAAGAAAGGAGTTTTCTTGAATCGTCTCGTTAAGGAATGATTAAATTCACGTGGATTTGATGGAGATTATACTTTTCTCAACTGATTCCCTCGAATAATCAATCCAACTCCCAGAGCAGCCCCTGAAAGTAAGGCAAATCGAGGATGTTCCATGAAGAATGTCATTAAAAAAGTAATCCCACTAATACTTGTTAAAGTAATTCCGACCACCAAATTTGTCTTTCCTCTACGAACTGCCCGACGCTTTATTTCAGCAA from Fluviicola taffensis DSM 16823 carries:
- a CDS encoding cytochrome-c peroxidase; the encoded protein is MKVFFFVLSLAAISVLLSVESGGNATTSTIEPKSRYIFEELNLLINELKDFREDIQVSTKREAHYFKVREYYKHIEFFVEHISPIQAKYKINGALVPKFSEYEEGFVVDPCGLQKVEEFLFSGEDFVLADLEKELVQLIEVFQELKNGYANIHLENQIYLEMLQLQLVRIASMNLNGYDATFTKTNLKEIEWNLVSMKQIVRSFESEIGKNKEASKALKSLLKNIQSAQKTLHKNTDFDSFDRLDFIATNLENINLQLVQLHRALGLPWSDHKQALRLNSARLFSPETLNPQFFSIYYTDKSDLEKQAALGKLLFYDPILSVNNQRACSSCHQPDKAFTDGLKTSQAFNNEGVLPRNAPSLINVLYQKAYFYDGKAYQLEQQIRDVVHNEKEMGSKLADVVLKLRLSDEYKSLFKSAFKDQKDAAISEYAISKAISEYEKTLVAMNSRFDRYLAGERTAMNPREINGYSLFAGKALCGSCHFFPLFNGTVPPYFMDSEYEILGTPATNENKSLDPDKGRYLVTKVEKQMYAFKTPTVRNSELTAPYMHNGIYTDLKQVLQFYQKGGGEGLKYSVPNQTLPFDSLQLSDYEQENIILFMKSLTDTVGLFQKPFKLPRFESKPTWNTRAWGGMY
- a CDS encoding SPFH domain-containing protein yields the protein MVHYLQTYWWVIVVVLCLVLYKFILRFLFGMVIVPEDRIGLVTKKFVLFGANRELPDGRIVATNGEAGFQAKTLAPGLYFGMWVWQYEITMEQFTVIPEGKIGLVLSKDGAEIPTGNILGRKVECDNFQDANMFLMNNGQRGRQTNFMTAGSYRINTMLFQISVTDMVRIHESMVGIVTTLDGQPVEAGQIAGRVVEGHNNFQDFDKFLDLNGNRGLQPTVILAGSYNLNPWAVQVEETPMTEIPIGYVGVVISYIGGDGKDLTGIDFKHGNIVEKGSKGVWSEPFGPGKYPINKYTMKVELVPTTNLVLNWAQARSESHNLDKNLSTITVRSKDGFPFNLDVSQIIHVPTTEAPKVIARFGNMVNLVSQVLEPTIGNYFRNSAQDSDVIAFLSTRKERQESAKEHIKKVLDEYNVNAVDTLIGDIVPPESLMKTLTDRKLAEEQKITYETQKQAQETRQGMEKETAIADMQKDIVKAQQSVEIAERTANATVKKAEGDASGVKLAVGAEAEATKMRALAEAESTRARAKADSEAVKLKADAEAERISKTGNAEASKILAIGKSTAEAYELAVTALGGENFTRFKITEELSKGNVKLIPDILIGGNGQQGGSAMDGLLGLKLMEMMDPEKKTTTQEVERKTKPEVKPKSLGSSGKTE
- a CDS encoding T9SS type A sorting domain-containing protein — its product is MKQLIIIAAILSSLNVFSQEKGMGNRSNVKFDHYIFDSLGYTGFSDYFYYSDIDQNSIGFSGSFKMNSLDTVFYEITLSTGDSLVYTGEWFSPYPPYFVSSLVNLDSVITVLSGIQFPISTNSGYDSYFNSGFMQRGVIHNSCLLEISSAHIPDADKYYVRINFVDPPLNVIDLPINLSDIKIYQKDELSLFIEVEDNAQLNVKFLALSGQLISETTLEGSNNLNISSFSQGYYIIQVKDSNGAEKQLKFIR